The following proteins come from a genomic window of Pyxidicoccus sp. MSG2:
- a CDS encoding transglycosylase SLT domain-containing protein, with amino-acid sequence MTTINVSRGDRLSAIAARYNTTVEKLAKANNLADPNKIQAGQKLVIPDGFEKPAARGGGSKPAPGGDNFAATSAKKGPVKDDDGRKFPTSRDGTPMYRQGDPQWGSRRLGSSSSLAAAGCAMTATAMAVSKITGKVINPGEMDAYLDKNHGYSGNALIWGSAAKMGGLGAAKQAWSLNTINKQIDAGRPVVVGVDHSPGSNGGANGTDHWITITGRGKENGKTVYYANDPATGKEITLRTNGSQLVGGPRPYRTTGELVTFSGGNPKPGGRPPDGTDGPKPSDPKPPQHGSVKGMALPGRDLEKGAHGAAVEQLQKALVKGGYMSQAEMNTGPGTFGPRTEQALKDFQKANGVKNTGYYGPLTRAAFEKLGAKVGGSTSKGAAEGPKGTDNAGPAKGNNDLSGFTSNKYDGIINDMSKKYGVPARLIKAVIQQESAFNPNATSGVGAKGLMQLMPATAQELGVKDRTDPRQSIEGGTKYLAQQLKRYKGDVRLALAAYNAGAGNVDKYHGVPPFKETQNYVKKITGWYNGAGPAA; translated from the coding sequence GTGACCACGATCAACGTTTCCCGTGGCGACCGCCTCAGCGCGATTGCCGCCCGCTACAACACCACGGTGGAGAAGTTGGCCAAGGCCAACAACCTCGCGGACCCGAACAAGATCCAGGCGGGCCAGAAGCTCGTCATCCCCGACGGCTTCGAGAAGCCGGCCGCGCGCGGTGGTGGCTCCAAGCCCGCGCCGGGCGGCGACAACTTCGCGGCCACGTCCGCGAAGAAGGGCCCGGTGAAGGACGACGACGGCCGCAAGTTCCCCACGTCGCGTGACGGCACGCCCATGTACCGCCAGGGCGACCCGCAGTGGGGCTCGCGCCGGCTGGGCAGCAGCTCCAGCCTGGCCGCCGCCGGCTGCGCGATGACGGCCACCGCGATGGCGGTGAGCAAGATTACCGGCAAGGTCATCAACCCCGGCGAGATGGACGCGTACCTGGACAAGAACCACGGCTACTCCGGCAACGCGCTCATCTGGGGCTCGGCGGCGAAGATGGGCGGCCTGGGCGCGGCCAAGCAGGCGTGGAGCCTCAACACCATCAACAAGCAGATCGACGCCGGCCGTCCGGTGGTGGTGGGCGTGGACCACAGCCCGGGCAGCAACGGCGGCGCCAACGGCACCGACCATTGGATCACCATCACCGGCCGCGGCAAGGAGAACGGGAAGACCGTCTACTACGCCAATGACCCGGCGACCGGGAAGGAGATCACCCTGCGCACCAACGGCAGCCAGCTGGTGGGCGGCCCGAGGCCCTACAGGACCACGGGCGAGCTGGTGACGTTCTCCGGCGGCAACCCGAAGCCGGGTGGTCGCCCGCCGGATGGCACGGACGGCCCGAAGCCCTCGGACCCGAAGCCTCCGCAGCACGGCTCGGTGAAGGGCATGGCGCTGCCGGGCAGGGATTTGGAGAAGGGCGCTCACGGAGCGGCCGTGGAGCAGCTCCAGAAGGCTTTGGTGAAGGGCGGCTACATGTCCCAGGCCGAGATGAACACCGGCCCGGGCACGTTCGGCCCGCGTACCGAGCAGGCGCTCAAGGACTTCCAGAAGGCGAACGGCGTGAAGAACACGGGCTACTACGGCCCGCTGACCCGCGCGGCCTTCGAGAAGCTGGGCGCCAAGGTGGGCGGCAGCACCTCCAAGGGCGCCGCCGAGGGCCCGAAGGGGACGGACAATGCCGGGCCGGCGAAGGGCAACAACGACCTGAGCGGCTTCACGTCCAACAAGTACGACGGCATCATCAACGACATGTCGAAGAAGTACGGCGTGCCCGCGCGGCTCATCAAGGCGGTCATCCAGCAGGAGTCGGCGTTCAACCCGAACGCCACCTCGGGCGTTGGCGCGAAGGGCCTGATGCAGCTGATGCCGGCCACGGCGCAGGAGCTGGGCGTGAAGGACCGCACGGACCCGCGCCAGAGCATCGAGGGCGGCACGAAGTACCTGGCCCAGCAGCTCAAGCGCTACAAGGGTGACGTGCGGCTGGCACTCGCCGCGTACAACGCCGGCGCGGGCAACGTGGACAAGTACCACGGCGTACCGCCGTTCAAGGAGACGCAGAACTACGTGAAGAAGATCACCGGTTGGTACAACGGCGCGGGCCCGGCGGCCTGA